The Metabacillus schmidteae nucleotide sequence AAATTACCTCCTTTAAAAAAGGTCTGTTGCCATCATTAGGATTAGTCTTTACAGCGTTTGGTATTATCATGCTCCAGCCTGACTTAGGAACAGGTACTGTTATGGTTGGTACTTGTATTGTCATGATCTTCGTATCAGGTGCTAGAGTTGTTCACTTCGTATGGTTAGGGCTTCTTGGTGTTGCAGGCTTTGTTGCTCTAGTATTATCGGCACCATACAGGATCAAGAGGATTACTTCATTTTTAGACCCGTGGGAAGATCCATTAGGTAGTGGTTTCCAAATTATACAATCTCTTTATGCGATCGGGCCAGGAGGATTATTTGGTCAAGGTTTAGGGCAAAGTCGCCAAAAGTTCTTCTATTTACCTGAGCCTCAAACTGATTTTATCTTTGCGATATTAGCTGAGGAGTTAGGTTTTATTGGAGGATCTTTAGTCATTTTGTTATTTGGATTGCTTTTATGGAGAGGAGTTAAAATTGCACTCGGAGCTCCTGATTTATATGGCAGCTTTTTAGCCATTGGTATTATCACTATGGTTGCCATTCAAGTAATGATCAATATTGGCGTTGTAACAGGTTTAATGCCCGTTACAGGAATTACACTTCCTTTTTTAAGCTATGGAGGATCTTCATTAACTTTAATGCTGATGGCAATGGGAGTTTTATTAAATGTTAGCAGATATTCAAAGTATTAAGTGGAATTGGTTTCTTCAAAGGTTGTTTATCATATAAAATAATAGATATTGAGGCTGACGCTAGGAAAGTGACAGACCAGGAGGTTCGTTAATCTCTGGCAGTCCTTAATGGTCAGCCTCATTACATTTACATAGTGTATAAAAACTGTATTTTTTAGAATATCTAAATGGGGGAAAGAATATGAGAGTTGTAGTAAGTGGTGGAGGAACTGGAGGACATATCTATCCGGCCCTGGCGCTAATTAATGAAATAAAAAAACATCATTCAGATGTTGAATTCTTATATATTGGTACAGAAAACGGCTTAGAACGCAATATTGTGAAAAGAGCAGATATTCCTTTTAAATCTGTGGAAATATCAGGTTTTAAAAGGAAGCTTTCGATAGAAAATGTGCGAACAATAACACGCTTTATTAAAGCTGTATCATTGAGCAAGAAATATTTAAAAGATTTTAAAGCAGATGTAGTGATTGGTACAGGTGGCTATGTATGTGGTCCGGTTGTTTATGCTGCTTCGAAAATGAACATTCCAACTGTGATTCATGAACAAAACAGTTTACCTGGAATAACGAATAAGTTTTTATCTAAATACGTGAACAGAGTAGCTATTTGCTTTGAAGAGGCAAGGAGATATTTTCCTAAAGAAAAAGTCGTATTAACGGGAAACCCTCGTGCATCAGAAGTGCTGGGGCAAGATGCATCTAAAGGTCGCGAATCACTTGGACTGGACAAAAATAAAAAAACAGTACTTATCTTCGGTGGTAGTCGTGGAGCAAAAGCCATAAATGAAGCTGTATTAGAAATGATTCCATCTTTAGAAGAGAAGCCTTATCAAGTAGTTTATGTTACAGGGGAAGTACATTTTGACAAAGTGATGGAGGAAATGAAAACTTTAAAGCAATCAGAACATGTAATCATTAAACCTTTTATTCACAATATGCCTGAAGTATTAACAGCTGTTGACTTAATCGTCTCTAGGGCGGGTGCGACATCACTTGCTGAAATCACAGCACTGGGTTTACCGAGTATTCTAATACCAAGTCCTTATGTAACGGCCAATCACCAGGAAGTGAATGCCAGGTCGTTAAGTGATCATGATGCAGCCATTATGATCAAAGAAGGTGACCTTAATGGTCAAAAATTATTGTCCCAAATAGATGATCTTTTACTTAATGAATTAAAGCTAAGCAAGATGAAGAAAGCTTCTAAAGAATTAGGTATACCAGATGCTGCAAGTAGACTATATGAAGTATTAAAAGACATATCTAAATAAAACATCATGATTTACGTGAATAGGGAGGTAACAAGATGAAAACTTTATTTAACGAGTTAAAAGAAGCGAATATTGGAAAAGTTCTAGAAAATGAACCTTTGGCTAAACATACAACAATAAAAATCGGTGGTCCTGCCGATATATATATAGAACCAACTAGTACTGATAGCTTATGCAAGGCAATTGAAATTATTAAAAAACAAGGTGTTAAGTGGACGGTTATAGGTAGAGGATCCAATTTACTTGTTGCAGATAAAGGAATTGAAGGAGCAGTAATAAAGCTGGGAGCTGGAATGGATCAATTTGAACTGAATGGAGAAACACTTACTGTGGGTGGAGGATATTCCGTTATTAGGCTGGCAACGATCATTAGTAAGAAAGGTTTATCAGGATTAGAGTTTGCCAGTGGAATTCCTGGTTCAATTGGTGGAGCAGTTTATATGAATGCAGGAGCACATGGCTCAGACATGTCAAACGTTGTTGTCAAAGCACGGATCTTATTTGAGGATGGAACAATTCAATGGTTATCTAATGAAGAACTCGATTTTTCATATAGAACATCTATCCTTCAAGAAAAGCGACCTGGTATATGTATTGAAGCTGTTTTGCAATTAAAAACGGGAGAAAAAGAAGACATCGTTGCTGTTATGCAAAAAAATAAAGATTATAGACGGGATACACAGCCTTGGAACTATCCGTGTGCAGGTAGTATTTTTCGAAATCCTCTGCCGAATTATGCGGGTCAACTAGTTGAATCTGCAGGGTTAAAAGGATACCAAATTGGCGGAGCAAAAATTTCTGAAATGCATGGTAACTTTATTGTAAATGCAGGTGGAGCAACAGCTCAAGATGTGCTTGATTTGATTGAATTTGTTAAAAAAACGATCCTTGAAAAGTTTGATGTAACTATAGAAACTGAAGTAGAAATAATTGGCCGTAAATAGTCACAATACTCCCCATTATTTCCTTTTATTGTGTTATAATGACTAGTGTAAAATTGGCTAAATGATTTTTGTTGATTAATAAACGGCATTTTAAATGCCGTTTGTTTTATCGTTTGCGATGTTTAAAGCTTTTAGTTTAACAAGTAGAGTGTAGTTAAAAAAGTACTATGTGTGTAAGAAATCTTCCTAGTCATAATCAGATTGCTAGGGTGGGGTGAAATGGATTTGGAGAAAAAAGTTGTTTCGTTAGAAGACCGCATACCAAAACTACAGCAACAGCGAAAACAGAAAACTAATCGTAGACTTATTTCATTCTTATCTATCTTCTTTCTGTTGATATTACTAGTTATTTACTTTCAATCTCCATTGAGTAAAGTCGGAAGTATTACAGTAGAAGGAAACGTCCATGTTGATGCCAAAGAAATTATCAACTTGAGTGAAATAACAACCTCATCAGGCTTCTGGAATATTAATACAACGGATGTTCAGAAATCGATTGAAGAACATTTACAGATTAAAAAAGCTGTGATTGAGAAAAAATTTCCGAATCATGTTGTATTGGTTGTAGATGAATATAAAAGTATGGCGTACCTTGAGGATCAAGATGGTTTTAGGCCAATACTTGAGAATGGACAAGTTCTAAAAGAAAGAACGGTCAATGTTCCAGCAGACGCACCAGTTTTAATTAATTGGAAAAAAGAAGAGAATATAAAAGAAATGATGGGCGAATTAAAAAAATTGTCTCCAAGTATTTTTAATTCTATCTCCGAAATTCATCATACTCCGGATAAAACAGATCCCTGGTTGGTCCATCTTTATATGAACGATGGTTATGAGGTAATAGCATCTGTTCGTACCTTCTCAGAGAAAATGAATACATATTCTAAAATTGTCAGTCAGCTCGAGGAAGATAGTAAGGGAATTATTCATTTTGAAGTTGGTACATATTTCGAATCATACACACCATTAACCACTGCAGAGGAGGATGAGGCGGCAAATGAAGATGAGAGGTAGCTATGTTATTTTCTCACTCATCCTCCTGGTTCTTGGTTTTCTCATCTCATATTCGTATCAGTTAACAAAAGAAAAGAATCGCGATAATACTATAACGACAGAACAATGGGAACGTGAGTATGGAATAAGATCTCAACTCATTGCAAAAGAAGAAACGAACCGTGAGCTACAAGAGGAACTTTACAATAAACAAGATGAAGTGAAGAAAATAGAAGAGTCGTTAAAAGATGAGAAACAGGTTTACTATAACCTTGTTGAAGATGTCGAAAAATACCGTATGTATGTAGGTGACATAGCAGTTGAAGGAAAGGGAGTACAGGTTACATTAGAGGACGCATCATATGTTCCGGAGGGTGAAAATGTTAATAATTACATTGTTCATGAAAGTCATCTTTTCAATGTAATCAATGAACTTTACATCTCAGGAGCTGATGCAATTTCTATCAACGGTCAAAGACTATCAAGTCAATCGTATATATATTGCAATGGCCCTGTTGTAACTGTTGATGGAAATCAGTACCCTGCACCCTTTATTATTTCCGCTATTGGTGATCCTAATGTATTAATTCCTGCATTAAATATAAATGGAGGTATCGTCGATCAACTTGCCTATGATAATGTCGTTGTTACGCTGGAGAAAAAAGACAAAATCAAGATGGAGCCTTTGCTTCAAGATCAAAGATCTTCTTAATACATTCATATGAAGAAATGTATGCAATTTTTTATTGAGATTGATAGGTGTGGTAGGGGTGAAACAATCGAATGTGAAAAAAGGGCTTAGTTTTACTATTTTAACGATGATTTTTGGTTTAATGCTTGGAATTCAATACCAAACGATTAAAGAGCCGATAGAAAGAGATACACGTGATATGTGGCAGCTTAGAGAAGATTTA carries:
- a CDS encoding cell division protein FtsQ/DivIB; the protein is MDLEKKVVSLEDRIPKLQQQRKQKTNRRLISFLSIFFLLILLVIYFQSPLSKVGSITVEGNVHVDAKEIINLSEITTSSGFWNINTTDVQKSIEEHLQIKKAVIEKKFPNHVVLVVDEYKSMAYLEDQDGFRPILENGQVLKERTVNVPADAPVLINWKKEENIKEMMGELKKLSPSIFNSISEIHHTPDKTDPWLVHLYMNDGYEVIASVRTFSEKMNTYSKIVSQLEEDSKGIIHFEVGTYFESYTPLTTAEEDEAANEDER
- the spoVE gene encoding stage V sporulation protein E; translation: MIQGCSALTAKRSTPDFILVILTLLLLTIGLIMVYSASAVWATYKFDDSFFFAKRQLLFAGVGVIAMFFLMNVDYWTWRTWAKMLIIVCFFLLIAVLVPGIGMERNGSRSWIGVGAFSIQPSEFMKLAMIAFLAKFLSENQKKITSFKKGLLPSLGLVFTAFGIIMLQPDLGTGTVMVGTCIVMIFVSGARVVHFVWLGLLGVAGFVALVLSAPYRIKRITSFLDPWEDPLGSGFQIIQSLYAIGPGGLFGQGLGQSRQKFFYLPEPQTDFIFAILAEELGFIGGSLVILLFGLLLWRGVKIALGAPDLYGSFLAIGIITMVAIQVMINIGVVTGLMPVTGITLPFLSYGGSSLTLMLMAMGVLLNVSRYSKY
- the murG gene encoding undecaprenyldiphospho-muramoylpentapeptide beta-N-acetylglucosaminyltransferase; amino-acid sequence: MRVVVSGGGTGGHIYPALALINEIKKHHSDVEFLYIGTENGLERNIVKRADIPFKSVEISGFKRKLSIENVRTITRFIKAVSLSKKYLKDFKADVVIGTGGYVCGPVVYAASKMNIPTVIHEQNSLPGITNKFLSKYVNRVAICFEEARRYFPKEKVVLTGNPRASEVLGQDASKGRESLGLDKNKKTVLIFGGSRGAKAINEAVLEMIPSLEEKPYQVVYVTGEVHFDKVMEEMKTLKQSEHVIIKPFIHNMPEVLTAVDLIVSRAGATSLAEITALGLPSILIPSPYVTANHQEVNARSLSDHDAAIMIKEGDLNGQKLLSQIDDLLLNELKLSKMKKASKELGIPDAASRLYEVLKDISK
- a CDS encoding DUF881 domain-containing protein, whose translation is MRGSYVIFSLILLVLGFLISYSYQLTKEKNRDNTITTEQWEREYGIRSQLIAKEETNRELQEELYNKQDEVKKIEESLKDEKQVYYNLVEDVEKYRMYVGDIAVEGKGVQVTLEDASYVPEGENVNNYIVHESHLFNVINELYISGADAISINGQRLSSQSYIYCNGPVVTVDGNQYPAPFIISAIGDPNVLIPALNINGGIVDQLAYDNVVVTLEKKDKIKMEPLLQDQRSS
- the murB gene encoding UDP-N-acetylmuramate dehydrogenase; the protein is MKTLFNELKEANIGKVLENEPLAKHTTIKIGGPADIYIEPTSTDSLCKAIEIIKKQGVKWTVIGRGSNLLVADKGIEGAVIKLGAGMDQFELNGETLTVGGGYSVIRLATIISKKGLSGLEFASGIPGSIGGAVYMNAGAHGSDMSNVVVKARILFEDGTIQWLSNEELDFSYRTSILQEKRPGICIEAVLQLKTGEKEDIVAVMQKNKDYRRDTQPWNYPCAGSIFRNPLPNYAGQLVESAGLKGYQIGGAKISEMHGNFIVNAGGATAQDVLDLIEFVKKTILEKFDVTIETEVEIIGRK